Proteins encoded in a region of the Triticum dicoccoides isolate Atlit2015 ecotype Zavitan chromosome 3A, WEW_v2.0, whole genome shotgun sequence genome:
- the LOC119267240 gene encoding serine/threonine-protein kinase tricornered-like yields the protein MESEMSDAQPPAAAAPVAEPLAAVAEEGEGEGEGEASTLTMERVAAAKKFIENHYRSHMKNIQERKERRFRLERQLATSEVPREQQINLIKDLERKETEYMRLKRHKICVDDFELLTIIGRGAFGEVRLCREKTSGNIYAMKKLKKSDMVIRGQVEHVRAERNLMAEVASHCTVKLYYSFQDTEYLYLIMEYLPGGDIMTLLMREDTLTEPVARFYIAETILAIESIHKHNYIHRDIKPDNLLLDKNGHMKLSDFGLCKPIDCSKLSTLSEDEPMGDDNLKESMDVDSSLSETANGRRWRSQHEQLQHWQMNRRKLAFSTVGTPDYIAPEVLLKKGYGMECDWWSLGAIMYEMLVGYPPFYSDDPITTCRKIVHWRNHVKFPDDSRLSPEARDLICRLLCDVDHRIGGAGADQIKAHPWFRGVAWDKLYEMEAAFKPQVNDELDTQNFMKFDEMDNSPPARTGSGPSRKAKLNSKDLSFVGYTYKNFDAVKGLKHADMQRSSSLTRPSIGAIFGSNGMESSREPNGKDTHMHTFSSGDPMSP from the exons ATGGAGAGCGAGATGTCGGACGCGCAGCCCCCGGCGGCTGCGGCGCCCGTCGCCGAGCCGCTCGCCGCCGtggcggaggagggggagggggagggggagggcgaggcgtCCACCCTCACCatggagcgcgtcgccgccgccaaGAAGTTCATCGAGAACCACTACCGCTCGCACATGAAGAACATCCAGGAGCGCAAGGAGAG GCGTTTTAGACTGGAGCGGCAGCTAGCTACTTCTGAAGTTCCCAGGGAGCAGCAAATCAATTTAATAAAAGACCTGGAGAGAAAGGAAACTGAGTACATGAGACTTAAAAGGCACAAAATCTGCGTGGATGACTTTGAGCTGCTCACCATTATTGGGAGAGGCGCTTTTGGAGAG GTTCGACTGTGCCGGGAGAAGACCTCTGGCAACATATATGCAATGAAAAAACTGAAGAAGTCTGATATGGTTATCAGGGGTCAA GTGGAGCATGTTAGAGCAGAAAGAAACTTGATGGCTGAAGTTGCTAGTCACTGCACTGTGAAGCTATACTATTCTTTCCAAGATACGGAGTATCTTTACCTTATTATGGAGTACCTCCCTGGCGGTGATATCATGACCCTTCTCATGAGGGAAGATACCTTAACTGAACCCGTGGCTCGATTCTACATTGCTGAGACCATCCTTGCTATTGAGTCCATTCATAAGCACAACTACATCCACAG AGATATCAAGCCTGATAATCTGCTTCTAGACAAGAATGGTCACATGAAGTTGTCGGATTTTGGGCTGTGCAAACCAATTGATTGTTCAAAGCTCTCAACCTTGAGCGAAGATGAACCCATGGGCGATGACAACCTGAAGGAGTCAATGGATGTCGACAGTTCACTCTCTGAAACTGCAAATGGTAGAAGGTGGAGAAGTCAACATGAACAACTTCAGCACTGGCAGATGAACAGAAGAAAACTG GCATTCTCAACTGTTGGAACCCCAGACTATATTGCTCCAGAAGTTCTGCTAAAGAAAGGATATGGAATGGAATGCGATTG GTGGTCTTTGGGTGCAATAATGTATGAGATGCTTGTTGGGTATCCACCATTTTATTCCGATGATCCAATAACCACATGCAGAAAG ATTGTGCACTGGAGAAACCATGTGAAATTTCCAGATGATTCAAGGCTGTCTCCTGAGGCAAGAGATCTAATCTGCCGGTTATTATGTGATGTTGACCACAGGATTGGTGGTGCAGGGGCTGATCAAATAAAG GCCCATCCTTGGTTCCGTGGAGTTGCATGGGATAAACTTTATGAAATGGAAGCAGCATTTAAGCCTCAAGTAAATGATGAATTGGATACACAAAATTTCATGAAGTTTGATGAG ATGGATAATAGCCCTCCAGCAAGAACAGGTTCTGGGCCATCAAGAAAG GCGAAGCTGAATTCAAAAGATCTCAGCTTTGTGGGGTATACATACAAAAACTTTGATGCTGTGAAAGGATTAAAACATGCAG atatgcAAAGGAGCTCATCGCTTACAAGGCCCTCTATTGGTGCTATATTCG gatcaaatggcATGGAGTCATCGAGAGAACCAAATGGAAAGGACACACACATGCACACCTTTTCTTCCGGGGATCCGATGAGTCCATAA